One window of the Candidatus Jettenia sp. genome contains the following:
- a CDS encoding molecular chaperone TorD family protein, whose translation MAVDSDLLDQPVASNVENLLTRSILYHILSACYLYPIEKNLSIFKSSDFEEYKKNLELCYKEIDDVKELRRCLDEIHQVYGNTPVEVLQKTYQRIVGHTISKECPLYETQYGSAHIYQQTHELADIQGFYNAFGLETSDVEKERGDHVGVELEFMHFLLYKQAYAQENDGEEKVQICVDAQKKFLKEHIGKWVPLFAILFGRKAEEGFYHALAALTKEFMRLEMKLMDVKTEMFKESDLNQEMVAGAPDECLSCASSEDSNLD comes from the coding sequence ATGGCAGTTGATAGTGATCTTTTGGACCAACCTGTTGCCTCTAACGTGGAAAATTTGCTAACGCGTAGTATTCTGTATCATATTCTTTCTGCGTGCTATCTCTATCCAATAGAAAAGAATCTTTCGATTTTCAAGAGTTCTGATTTTGAAGAGTACAAAAAAAACTTGGAACTTTGCTATAAAGAAATTGATGATGTGAAGGAGTTGCGCAGATGTTTAGATGAGATACATCAGGTGTATGGCAATACCCCTGTTGAAGTCTTACAGAAGACATATCAGCGCATTGTAGGTCACACGATATCGAAAGAGTGCCCATTATATGAAACCCAGTATGGTTCTGCGCACATATATCAACAAACGCATGAACTAGCAGACATTCAGGGTTTTTATAATGCCTTTGGATTGGAAACATCTGATGTAGAGAAAGAACGAGGCGACCATGTTGGTGTAGAACTGGAATTTATGCATTTTTTGTTGTATAAGCAAGCTTATGCGCAAGAAAATGATGGGGAAGAAAAGGTGCAAATATGTGTAGATGCACAAAAGAAGTTTCTTAAGGAACATATTGGGAAATGGGTGCCACTCTTTGCGATTTTGTTTGGCAGAAAGGCAGAAGAAGGTTTTTATCATGCATTAGCTGCATTAACAAAAGAGTTTATGAGATTAGAGATGAAATTGATGGATGTTAAAACTGAGATGTTTAAAGAATCTGATCTAAATCAAGAGATGGTAGCTGGCGCTCCGGATGAGTGTTTATCCTGTGCTTCTTCAGAAGATAGTAATTTAGATTAA
- a CDS encoding ethylbenzene dehydrogenase-related protein, producing MMKGYRMLKRYGLTLLSCALLSATVYAAEETAPGVKGMSEEEFTPAKDILTVKYVPVEKPYHMDVESLRGSFKDASEVKIGLQIQDKAFPNGGGSISSAEVKAIHDGMMIYFQITWSDPTKNARAIAAQEFRDAVALMFPLGAVEITPAEHFSPRMGDREKPTNLWHWKSDWDADLLVKGELEDVEAQYPNMHDDFNTNPYSVYYHRDLITSVAVLSGGRAAHNLLSQPGRGRSVEDLNAEGFGTLTTQDHQDVNGCSKYEDGVWTVIMYRPLITEDPHDVQFVPGGKAFFNMAVWNGAEKDRNGQKNISTQWHPAILEKVAWQ from the coding sequence ATGATGAAAGGTTATAGGATGTTAAAGAGATATGGTTTAACCCTCCTAAGCTGTGCTTTGCTTAGCGCTACGGTATACGCAGCTGAGGAAACAGCACCAGGGGTTAAAGGGATGAGCGAAGAAGAATTTACTCCTGCAAAGGATATTTTGACCGTAAAGTATGTGCCGGTGGAAAAACCATATCATATGGATGTTGAATCGCTAAGGGGTTCGTTCAAAGATGCTTCGGAAGTTAAGATTGGGTTGCAAATACAAGATAAGGCATTTCCGAATGGTGGGGGTTCTATCAGTAGCGCAGAGGTAAAGGCAATTCATGATGGGATGATGATTTACTTTCAAATTACGTGGAGCGATCCAACAAAGAATGCAAGGGCGATTGCTGCTCAGGAATTCAGAGACGCCGTTGCTTTGATGTTTCCTTTAGGTGCTGTAGAAATAACACCAGCAGAACATTTTAGTCCAAGGATGGGAGATAGAGAGAAACCAACAAATCTTTGGCACTGGAAATCGGACTGGGATGCTGATTTACTTGTGAAGGGTGAATTAGAGGATGTTGAGGCGCAATATCCGAATATGCATGATGATTTTAATACTAATCCATACAGTGTATATTACCACAGGGACTTAATAACCAGTGTTGCGGTTTTGTCCGGTGGTAGGGCAGCACATAACTTACTCTCTCAGCCTGGAAGAGGAAGATCCGTAGAAGATTTGAATGCAGAAGGTTTTGGTACCCTTACCACTCAAGACCATCAGGATGTAAATGGATGTAGTAAATACGAAGATGGTGTATGGACTGTAATTATGTATCGTCCGTTGATAACAGAGGATCCTCATGATGTGCAATTTGTTCCTGGTGGAAAAGCATTTTTTAATATGGCTGTATGGAATGGTGCGGAAAAGGATAGGAACGGACAAAAAAATATATCTACTCAATGGCATCCTGCAATATTGGAAAAGGTTGCTTGGCAATAG
- a CDS encoding c-type cytochrome → MAKKRSAFLMIWVILAVICLFMFLKYASPKVFQILMAKSHPMPTPSTLMMWYMIMGVLAGLVYATTSNQKFADFLSFLLPSRGPIIKSLLQKILFVSFPVIVGWFVYSWSIPGAASPVELRIQHPTLPQEFEKLENPFRQKDADTQRKSIEEGKILFQTYCRPCHGSKADGNGPFANSFRLRPINFQDPGTIATVVDNYLFWRIKEGAPGLPSESTPWDSAMPSWKDDLKDDEIWMIIMGEYDTAGVMPRQTEKLE, encoded by the coding sequence ATGGCTAAAAAACGTAGTGCATTTTTGATGATATGGGTAATCCTGGCTGTCATCTGTTTGTTCATGTTTCTCAAATATGCTTCACCAAAAGTCTTTCAGATTTTGATGGCAAAAAGCCATCCAATGCCCACGCCAAGTACTTTGATGATGTGGTATATGATAATGGGCGTTTTGGCAGGATTGGTGTACGCAACTACCAGTAATCAGAAGTTTGCTGATTTTTTAAGTTTTCTCCTGCCAAGCCGTGGGCCGATAATAAAATCGTTGCTACAGAAAATATTATTTGTATCATTTCCGGTTATTGTAGGTTGGTTTGTGTATTCCTGGTCAATTCCTGGCGCTGCCTCACCTGTAGAATTAAGGATTCAGCATCCGACATTACCTCAGGAATTTGAAAAACTTGAAAATCCATTTCGGCAAAAAGATGCTGATACTCAGCGGAAAAGTATCGAAGAAGGAAAAATACTCTTTCAAACATATTGCCGTCCCTGTCATGGTTCAAAAGCGGACGGTAACGGTCCGTTTGCTAATTCGTTTCGGCTGAGGCCTATTAATTTCCAGGATCCGGGAACCATTGCAACCGTAGTAGATAATTATCTTTTCTGGCGTATTAAAGAAGGCGCTCCTGGCCTTCCTTCGGAATCTACACCGTGGGATTCTGCGATGCCTTCGTGGAAAGATGATTTAAAGGATGATGAAATTTGGATGATTATTATGGGTGAATACGATACTGCAGGCGTTATGCCTCGACAAACAGAAAAGCTTGAGTAA
- a CDS encoding 4Fe-4S dicluster domain-containing protein yields MTLVHNWHLGRRMEYPYFESRPKKQFAAIFNINRCIACQTCTMACKSAWTYNKGQEYMWWNNVETKPYGGYPQSWDVKTLKLIDNGENTWYTDEKDEKLSPYGVYEGDTIFEASAKKNLNQWAVGYIPEDKEWRAPNFGEDVAKSNNKPDEYSSLPEHSRWFFYIQRLCNHCTYPGCLAACPRKAIYKRKEDGIVLIDQKRCRGYRKCVEQCPYKKPMYRGLTRVSEKCIACYPRIEGKDPLTKGRPMETRCMSACVGQIRLQGFLDDNPKNPVTWLIRHHKVALPLYPQFGTEPNIYYIPPRWAPRSYLRQMFGPGVDEAVEKFMVPSRELLAVMSLFRMTQSIVFEYKIEEGPKVFETVIHGKKFEMFNDTVIGFGEDGQEIVRTTVEEPIYIRDPKHLNSI; encoded by the coding sequence ATGACACTAGTACATAACTGGCATCTAGGGAGACGTATGGAGTATCCCTATTTTGAATCCAGACCAAAAAAGCAGTTTGCAGCAATATTTAACATCAATAGGTGTATTGCCTGTCAGACTTGTACCATGGCCTGTAAGAGCGCATGGACGTATAATAAGGGACAGGAGTACATGTGGTGGAATAATGTGGAAACGAAGCCATACGGTGGCTATCCCCAATCATGGGACGTTAAGACATTAAAGCTTATCGATAACGGTGAAAATACCTGGTATACTGATGAGAAAGATGAGAAACTTTCTCCGTACGGGGTGTATGAAGGTGATACTATTTTTGAGGCATCTGCAAAGAAGAACCTGAACCAATGGGCGGTAGGATATATTCCCGAGGATAAAGAATGGAGAGCACCTAATTTTGGTGAAGATGTAGCAAAGAGTAATAATAAGCCAGATGAATACTCTTCATTGCCGGAACATAGCCGATGGTTTTTCTATATTCAGAGGCTTTGCAATCATTGTACGTATCCTGGCTGCTTAGCTGCCTGTCCGAGAAAGGCAATTTATAAGAGGAAAGAGGATGGAATTGTTCTCATTGATCAAAAAAGGTGCAGGGGATACCGAAAGTGTGTTGAGCAGTGCCCCTATAAAAAACCGATGTATAGAGGTTTGACCCGGGTGAGCGAAAAATGTATTGCCTGTTATCCTAGGATCGAGGGGAAAGATCCCTTAACGAAGGGACGTCCTATGGAAACCCGGTGTATGTCTGCTTGTGTAGGGCAAATTCGGTTGCAGGGATTTTTAGATGATAATCCGAAAAACCCGGTAACCTGGCTAATCAGACATCATAAGGTAGCATTACCGTTGTATCCGCAGTTTGGAACGGAACCGAATATCTATTACATACCACCGAGATGGGCGCCAAGATCATATTTAAGGCAGATGTTTGGTCCTGGTGTAGACGAAGCAGTTGAGAAATTTATGGTGCCTTCGAGAGAGTTGTTAGCGGTCATGTCCTTATTCAGGATGACCCAGTCAATTGTATTCGAATATAAGATAGAGGAAGGCCCTAAGGTATTTGAAACGGTAATTCATGGGAAGAAATTTGAGATGTTCAACGATACTGTTATCGGGTTTGGCGAGGATGGTCAGGAGATTGTGAGAACAACGGTAGAAGAACCTATTTATATTAGAGACCCGAAACATTTAAATTCAATTTAG
- a CDS encoding c-type cytochrome translates to MNKSMLKITAFGVAVIGFYIYITIYVAGLSGTGGGESAGGVSPEAGEKIFWGDGQCSTCHKIGTSGSATRGPDQDGLASRAEERAKELGMASGLDYLVESIVDPEKYIVKGYDKIMPKVFDPPIMLSREKILAVIAYLQTLGGEADIGALMKYKDKIPEASKKKVKPWVPPMVVDAKEGEKVFFDETRPVTCGKCHVVNGKGKKVGPELTGIGAIQTPEYFLESILTPSAKIVKGYETMYVITTDGIPYNGLIKSETDTELVLLKEESGEIEEIVIPKSDIEEMKKQEVSIMPGNISELLSVKDFYGVVSYLQSLK, encoded by the coding sequence ATGAATAAAAGCATGTTAAAAATTACGGCTTTTGGAGTAGCAGTTATAGGGTTTTATATTTATATCACGATATATGTAGCCGGACTTTCTGGTACAGGGGGAGGGGAGTCCGCAGGCGGTGTCAGCCCTGAGGCAGGAGAAAAGATATTTTGGGGGGATGGGCAATGTAGTACGTGTCATAAGATAGGAACAAGCGGAAGCGCTACAAGAGGGCCTGATCAGGATGGTTTGGCATCGAGGGCAGAAGAACGTGCAAAGGAATTGGGAATGGCCTCTGGATTGGATTATCTTGTAGAATCCATTGTTGACCCGGAAAAGTATATTGTAAAGGGTTATGATAAAATTATGCCCAAAGTATTCGATCCACCTATCATGCTCTCTCGCGAGAAAATACTTGCGGTAATTGCATATCTTCAAACTTTAGGCGGGGAGGCAGATATCGGCGCTCTTATGAAGTATAAGGATAAAATACCTGAAGCATCAAAAAAGAAGGTAAAGCCCTGGGTGCCTCCGATGGTTGTTGATGCGAAAGAAGGGGAAAAGGTATTTTTCGATGAAACACGCCCTGTTACCTGTGGAAAGTGCCACGTTGTGAATGGAAAAGGGAAGAAGGTCGGACCTGAGCTTACCGGTATAGGTGCAATTCAAACACCGGAGTATTTTTTAGAGTCCATTTTAACGCCTAGTGCGAAGATTGTAAAGGGGTACGAGACAATGTATGTGATAACAACCGATGGAATTCCCTATAATGGATTGATAAAAAGTGAGACGGATACGGAGCTTGTATTATTGAAAGAAGAAAGTGGCGAGATCGAAGAAATAGTAATCCCGAAAAGCGATATTGAGGAAATGAAAAAACAGGAGGTTTCGATCATGCCAGGAAACATCAGTGAATTGTTGAGCGTTAAGGATTTTTACGGGGTTGTATCCTATTTACAGAGTCTAAAATAG
- a CDS encoding universal stress protein has product MYKKIFIAIDNSCHSNFCIDLGIDLSRKLHSHLVGCHVYDATLHQKRFRDMEKGLPQQYQDENVLHRQRELHTSLINMGLKLISESYLDVFKNKCREASVTHEELLLEGKNYYEISKEVQRGCYDLLVMGALGLAAVDTSVIGSVCERVIRRVKTDILVVKNKRLEGKVVVAVDGSPASFSGVKAALTFAQMFDLNIDAVSVFDPHYHRVAFESIAKVLSKEAGQIFRFKEQETLHEEIIDKGLAKIYQNHLDQARSIAEGRGVKINTILMDGKPYDQIIKHIHNEKPSLLILGRTGIHNTNGLDIGGTTENLLRLAPCNILLTGENAGVKSENAMNFSDSRIVPEKENVFAMSSYSLPMEENGELKSIDRDQELCTESVGKGHKLVIWTDEAQEQTERIPPFIRGVIRKKIEEFAQEKGYCEITVEVVNKAKAGLMGDSMLHKT; this is encoded by the coding sequence ATGTATAAGAAAATATTTATTGCAATTGATAATTCATGCCATTCAAATTTTTGTATTGATTTGGGAATTGACCTTTCGAGAAAACTTCATTCCCATTTAGTCGGATGTCATGTCTATGATGCTACTCTGCATCAGAAGCGATTCCGTGATATGGAGAAGGGTTTACCACAACAATATCAAGACGAAAATGTTCTTCATCGGCAAAGAGAGCTTCATACTTCGTTGATTAATATGGGACTGAAGTTGATTTCTGAATCGTATCTTGATGTATTTAAAAATAAGTGCCGCGAAGCTTCGGTGACTCATGAAGAACTCTTGTTGGAAGGCAAGAATTACTATGAGATTAGTAAAGAAGTACAGAGAGGCTGTTATGATTTACTTGTTATGGGGGCTTTGGGTTTAGCAGCAGTAGATACTAGCGTAATTGGTAGTGTTTGTGAACGTGTTATCAGGCGTGTCAAAACAGATATTCTTGTGGTGAAAAATAAACGTTTGGAAGGAAAGGTTGTAGTTGCGGTTGATGGTAGCCCCGCATCTTTTTCTGGTGTTAAAGCCGCACTCACGTTTGCTCAAATGTTCGATCTCAATATTGATGCCGTATCTGTTTTTGATCCGCATTATCATCGTGTTGCTTTTGAGAGTATTGCAAAGGTGCTTTCCAAAGAGGCAGGCCAAATTTTCAGATTTAAGGAACAGGAAACGCTCCATGAAGAGATTATCGATAAGGGATTAGCAAAAATATACCAGAATCATCTGGATCAGGCAAGATCTATAGCAGAAGGCCGTGGCGTGAAGATCAATACAATACTTATGGATGGTAAGCCGTATGATCAGATAATAAAGCATATCCATAATGAAAAGCCCTCACTGTTAATTTTAGGACGTACTGGTATCCACAATACGAATGGTTTGGATATTGGTGGTACTACTGAAAATCTGTTAAGGTTGGCACCATGTAATATATTACTTACAGGTGAGAATGCAGGGGTAAAATCAGAAAACGCAATGAATTTTTCAGATAGTAGGATTGTGCCTGAGAAAGAGAATGTTTTTGCTATGAGTTCCTATAGTCTACCAATGGAAGAAAATGGTGAGTTAAAATCGATTGACAGAGATCAGGAGCTTTGTACAGAGTCTGTTGGAAAGGGGCATAAATTAGTAATTTGGACAGATGAGGCTCAAGAGCAAACAGAACGTATCCCTCCCTTTATCAGAGGAGTTATCAGAAAGAAAATTGAGGAATTTGCGCAGGAGAAGGGATATTGTGAAATAACTGTGGAGGTTGTCAATAAGGCGAAAGCCGGGCTTATGGGCGACAGTATGTTACATAAGACTTAG
- a CDS encoding cytochrome c, with product MGYFSFGKKIIILPVFAVSVVISAYSIANGLDVSPRDQVFLLSPKKTFEYYCSPCHGMKGKGDGTFFTIDLKPKPRNLTDLDYMSKRTDDQLIKSITDGSKSVDKSNLCPPWGHTLTEKRIKELVAYIRSLSTQTTEKPVVAAKEQIVEEAKDTIFKTSVRWAFVGVVTIALAIGAISELKKLKSETV from the coding sequence ATGGGATATTTTTCATTTGGTAAAAAGATTATAATTTTACCGGTATTTGCTGTAAGTGTTGTAATTAGTGCATATAGCATTGCAAATGGTTTGGATGTTTCACCGCGAGACCAGGTGTTTTTGCTTTCACCAAAAAAAACCTTTGAATATTATTGCTCGCCCTGTCATGGAATGAAAGGGAAAGGTGATGGGACATTTTTTACCATAGATTTAAAACCTAAACCGAGAAATTTAACAGATCTCGATTATATGAGCAAAAGGACAGATGACCAACTTATAAAATCTATTACGGATGGGTCTAAATCCGTCGATAAATCTAACCTTTGTCCTCCCTGGGGCCATACTTTAACTGAAAAAAGGATTAAGGAGTTGGTGGCTTATATACGAAGTCTCTCAACGCAAACAACAGAGAAACCAGTTGTTGCTGCAAAGGAACAGATTGTCGAAGAAGCAAAAGATACTATTTTCAAGACATCGGTTCGATGGGCATTTGTGGGCGTGGTCACTATTGCATTAGCTATAGGGGCTATTAGTGAGTTGAAAAAACTCAAGAGTGAAACAGTATAA
- a CDS encoding ethylbenzene dehydrogenase-related protein, translating to MIKACKKVLVGFGLIGIFIIVFGTASDVFAQASHLFRTYKHEVPPKLSETPDAVAEGKKIYEKRCWYCHGIEGKGDGPAAKTMFPKPRNFTRNEYKVRSTAFSSVPTDEDLFRIITSGIEGTAMPFWYTISEKERWQVLYYIKTFNDQFRKNDAIKTVSVGSVASTPESVARGQELFKEMRCFECHGEDGRGNGPLTVALQSEWNLPYRARDLTKGWLFKGGNTIEDIYRTISTGFNETPMGSYLEKLADEDRWHVAHYVKSIAKDMVSDVVIKAKLAEDDQLPIDASDANWDKATPVEIPLAGQIIATPRLWTPSIDAISVRAMYNKDEIVFLLEWDDATNKQEEVFRDGVSVQFPTKIPESLKKPYFAMGDSSGAVNLWSWKAYWHEGFGAIIEAQETESGEVSELNAKSFKNVTTQPPESQNVSGKGIYQNGRWKVVLKRSLKTDDVKGDIQFETGKLIPVALAAWDGSNSDTGAQKSVSAWYYVLLEKPVPRTIFAYVLVAIIMGASVELWFIARLRRFPPKLEENE from the coding sequence ATGATAAAAGCATGTAAAAAAGTATTAGTTGGTTTTGGGTTAATTGGAATATTCATAATTGTCTTTGGGACTGCTTCAGATGTATTTGCTCAGGCATCGCATTTGTTTAGAACGTATAAACATGAAGTACCTCCCAAATTATCTGAGACACCAGATGCTGTTGCTGAAGGAAAAAAGATTTACGAGAAAAGATGCTGGTATTGTCATGGAATTGAGGGTAAAGGCGATGGGCCTGCTGCTAAAACAATGTTTCCAAAACCAAGAAATTTTACCAGGAATGAGTACAAGGTTCGTTCCACCGCTTTTAGTTCGGTTCCAACTGATGAAGATTTATTTCGAATCATTACAAGCGGTATAGAAGGGACTGCTATGCCCTTTTGGTATACTATTAGTGAGAAAGAGCGTTGGCAAGTTCTTTATTACATTAAGACCTTTAATGATCAGTTTAGAAAAAACGATGCAATCAAAACGGTATCTGTTGGAAGTGTTGCATCAACACCCGAAAGTGTGGCGAGAGGGCAAGAGTTGTTTAAAGAGATGAGGTGTTTTGAATGCCATGGAGAAGATGGGAGAGGGAACGGACCATTAACTGTTGCTTTGCAATCAGAATGGAATTTACCCTATCGGGCTAGAGATTTAACCAAGGGATGGCTCTTCAAAGGTGGTAATACAATAGAAGATATTTATCGTACGATTTCAACAGGTTTTAATGAAACACCTATGGGTTCTTATTTAGAAAAACTTGCTGATGAAGATCGTTGGCATGTTGCTCATTATGTGAAAAGTATAGCAAAAGACATGGTTTCGGACGTAGTAATTAAAGCAAAATTAGCAGAAGATGATCAGCTACCAATTGATGCTTCAGATGCTAATTGGGACAAGGCAACTCCAGTTGAGATTCCATTAGCTGGGCAAATCATTGCAACTCCCCGGCTGTGGACGCCTTCAATTGATGCAATTAGCGTTAGAGCAATGTATAACAAAGATGAAATCGTGTTTTTACTTGAATGGGATGATGCTACGAATAAGCAGGAGGAGGTTTTTCGTGATGGGGTTTCTGTTCAATTTCCAACGAAAATCCCTGAATCATTAAAGAAACCATATTTCGCAATGGGTGATTCCAGTGGGGCAGTGAATTTATGGTCATGGAAGGCGTACTGGCATGAGGGTTTTGGCGCTATTATTGAGGCCCAGGAAACAGAATCTGGAGAGGTAAGCGAATTAAATGCCAAGAGTTTTAAAAATGTAACAACTCAGCCACCTGAGAGTCAAAATGTAAGTGGAAAAGGTATTTATCAGAATGGAAGATGGAAGGTTGTGTTGAAAAGGTCTCTTAAAACAGATGATGTAAAGGGGGATATTCAATTTGAGACTGGCAAATTGATTCCTGTGGCATTAGCGGCATGGGATGGTTCGAATAGTGATACCGGTGCTCAAAAATCCGTCTCAGCATGGTATTATGTTTTGCTGGAAAAACCTGTACCGAGGACCATCTTTGCTTATGTATTAGTTGCTATCATCATGGGAGCAAGTGTTGAACTATGGTTTATAGCTAGATTGCGTAGGTTTCCACCAAAATTGGAAGAAAATGAATAA
- a CDS encoding c-type cytochrome: MRIRSMVCLPRRTMLASLAMVSLSLMAFLCNSFGQERKIDQIYLDLDKKYRIPEQWTVLPLELEDPYKRIKNGPPLVNVVNKAKVEWISRWIANPKKVVPNAKMPNLGLNFEEIKAVIVYLSSIADKEVPQVAWDAFLLKKDDELSDDEYDKMDKIYNSGKGVWGRARCTICHPIKSVGGNVGVGPDLGEITTKINRNWLYDWLKNTKGHFPDTMMAQFRFSDNEIRDIVEFIMRDTQFMPEEADEEETTEVKPEQQEIQVLTEKEFSSIRKDNTLAEKGRDIVEKARCFVCHDVKGISELMPVVEKKRDNLAGFEKLLYEIRCLTCHRIQEKGGTYAPNLTFVGNKIKMGWEQEFLQAPDIIRPLSQQMPKFNLTEEDAKVATEFMDKYLLNKELPQDIFKGEVPSPEIVSMGEKLFYDKGCNTCHAEGTKGGGVVGPNLATVGDRLQPAYILSHIKNPQQANPQALEPNFNLSEDELKAMVGFLVDHVKKKEEGK, encoded by the coding sequence ATGAGAATAAGATCAATGGTCTGCTTACCGCGGAGAACAATGCTGGCTTCCCTTGCTATGGTTAGCCTGTCATTGATGGCATTTCTATGTAATTCTTTTGGACAAGAGCGAAAAATAGATCAGATCTATTTAGATTTAGACAAAAAATACCGGATTCCAGAGCAATGGACGGTTCTTCCCCTTGAGCTTGAAGACCCTTATAAGAGGATTAAAAATGGGCCGCCACTGGTAAATGTTGTGAATAAGGCTAAGGTGGAATGGATCTCCAGGTGGATTGCTAATCCAAAAAAAGTAGTACCAAATGCAAAAATGCCGAATCTTGGTTTAAACTTTGAAGAAATTAAGGCTGTTATTGTTTATTTGAGTAGTATTGCAGATAAAGAGGTTCCACAGGTGGCCTGGGATGCATTTTTGCTGAAAAAGGATGACGAACTTTCAGATGACGAATATGATAAGATGGACAAGATTTATAATAGTGGAAAAGGTGTGTGGGGCCGTGCCCGTTGTACGATTTGTCATCCTATTAAAAGTGTTGGTGGCAATGTAGGTGTAGGACCAGATTTAGGTGAGATTACAACAAAGATAAACAGGAATTGGTTGTATGACTGGCTGAAAAACACGAAGGGTCATTTTCCGGATACTATGATGGCACAATTCCGATTTTCTGATAACGAGATAAGAGATATTGTTGAATTTATTATGCGCGATACCCAGTTTATGCCTGAAGAAGCAGATGAAGAAGAGACTACAGAGGTGAAACCAGAACAGCAGGAGATTCAGGTATTAACGGAAAAGGAATTTAGTAGCATAAGAAAGGATAATACGCTGGCTGAAAAAGGGAGGGATATAGTTGAAAAAGCCAGATGTTTTGTTTGCCATGATGTAAAAGGGATCTCAGAATTAATGCCGGTTGTGGAAAAGAAACGAGATAATTTGGCAGGATTCGAAAAACTTCTTTATGAAATACGTTGTTTAACTTGCCATAGGATACAGGAAAAGGGTGGAACGTATGCCCCTAATTTAACATTCGTTGGTAATAAGATTAAAATGGGGTGGGAACAAGAATTTTTACAAGCGCCGGATATTATACGCCCTTTAAGTCAGCAAATGCCAAAGTTTAACTTAACCGAAGAAGATGCGAAAGTCGCTACTGAATTTATGGATAAGTATTTACTTAATAAAGAGCTTCCACAGGATATTTTTAAGGGTGAGGTGCCTTCTCCGGAAATAGTTTCCATGGGTGAAAAATTATTTTATGATAAGGGTTGTAACACCTGTCATGCTGAAGGAACTAAAGGAGGTGGAGTGGTAGGTCCAAACCTTGCTACTGTTGGAGATCGATTACAACCAGCGTATATACTAAGTCACATAAAAAATCCGCAGCAAGCAAATCCACAAGCTTTAGAACCGAACTTTAATTTATCTGAAGATGAATTAAAGGCTATGGTAGGTTTTTTAGTGGACCACGTGAAGAAGAAAGAGGAAGGTAAATAA